Genomic window (Streptomyces sp. NBC_00078):
CCAAGGCCGAGAAATACGGTCAGAAAAACGCCTCGGTCGGAAAAACGCCCCCGGTCATGCGCCGCCGGATTCGAGAAGGTCGCGCAAGGTGTACGACAGGATTCCCCCGTGTCTGATGAATTCCGCTTCCATGGCCGTGTCGACCCGGACCACGGCATCGAAGGAGACAGTTCCCGCGGTCACCCGGACGGTACGCGGCAGGGATTCCGCGAAATCCTTGACGCCGCTGATGTCGATTTCCTCGGCACCGGTGAGACCGAGCGTCCGGGCATTCTGCCCGGCGGGAAACTCCAGGGGCAGAATGCCCATCCCGACGAGGTTCGACCGGTGGATCCGTTCGAAGGACTCCGCGATCACCGCGCGGACCCCGATCAGGGCCGGGCCCTTCGCGGCCCAGTCCCGGGAGGACCCGGTGCCGTACTCGCGTCCGGCCAGGACGACCAGGGGAACGCCCGCCGCCCGGTAGGCGAGGGCCGCCTCGTGAAGGGTGGTCGTCTCGCCGGTCAGGTGATTAATCGTGTAACCGCCCACTTTTCCTGCGGCCAACCGGTTGCGCAGCCGGGCGTTGGAGAACAGGCCGCGCAGCAGGACCTCGTGGTTGCAGCGCCGCGCGCCGTAGGAGTTGAAGTCCTCGGGCGGCACCCCGAGGCCGCGCAGGTACGCGCCGGCCGCCGAGTGCGCGGGGATGCTGCCGGCGGGCGAGATGTGGTCGGTGGTGACCGAGTCACCGAGGTCGGCCAGTACCCGGGCGGCGGTGATGTCACCCCTGGGCGGCGGCTGGGCCGTGATGTCGGCGTACGGCGGCGGTGCGATGTAGGTGGACTTGTCCGACCACGGGTACAGCTGCCGGCCTTCCGCCGGGAGGGCGCGCCACTGCTCGTCGCCGGCCATCAGGGAGTCGTACATCGTCGTGTACGTGTCGGGGCCGATCGCCGTCCGCGCCACCTCGTCGATCTCCCGGCCGTCGGGCCAGATGTCGGCCAGGGTGACGGTGCGGCCGTCGGGGGACACGCCGATCGGGTCGGTGGTGAGGTCGATGTCCATCGTCCCGGCCAGGGCGTAGGCGACCACCAGCGGCGGTGAGGCGAGGTAGTTCATCCGGACGTCCGGATTGATCCGGCCCTCGAAGTTGCGGTTGCCCGACAGCACGGCCACCGAGGCCAGACCCGACTCGCGCACGGGCCCGGCCACCGGTTCCGGGAGCGGCCCCGAGTTGCCGATGCAGGAGGTGCAGCCGTAGGCCACCAGGCTGAAGCCGAGCTTGTCGAGATACGTGTCCAGACCGGCCCTGGCCAGGTACTCCATCACGGCGGCGGAGCCCGGTGCGAGGGTGCTCTTGACCCAGGGGCGCGGCTGGAGGCCGAACTCGACGGCCTTCTTGGCGAGCAGTCCGGCCGCGATCATCAGGGCGGGGTTGGAGGTGTTCGTGCAGGAGGTGATGGCGGCCAGCACCACGGCCCCGTCTTCGAGCGTGTGCCGGCTGCCGTCCGGTGCCACGACCTCGGCCCGGCGCGGAGTGCCGCCGGTGACGTCGGGCACGGCCTCGGCGAAGGCGGTACGGGCTGTCGCCAGCGGCACCCGGTCCTGGGGGCGGCGGGGGCCGGCGATCGAGGGGACGACCGAGTCCAGGTCGAAGGAGAGGCGCTCGCTGTACCGGATGCGGGCCGCCGCCGAGGGGTCGTACCACAGCCCCTGGTTCTCGGCGTAGGCGCGCACCAGGGCCAGGTGGCGTGCGGTCCGGCCGGTGGCACGCAGGTAGCGCAGGACCTCGTCGTCGACGGGGAACAGCGCGGAGGTGGCGCCGTACTCCGGGCACATGTTGGCGATGGTGGCCCGGTCGGCGGCGCTCAGCGCGGCCAGGCCGGGGCCGTGGAACTCGATGAACGAGCCCACCACACCGTGTGACCGCAGCCGTTCGGTGAGGGTGAGCACGATGTCGGTCGCCGTCACTCCGTCCGCGGGCCGGCCGGTGAGCTCGCAGCCGATGACCCGGGGCGCGCGCAGCGAGATCGGCTGGCCCAGCACCGCGGCGACCGCCTCGATGCCGCCGACTCCCCAGCCCAGCACCCCCAGGCCGTTGATCATCGGGGTGTGCGAGTCGGTCCCGACGACCGTGTCCGGGTAGAGCGCGGGCATTCCCGCGGTGTCGTCGGCGATCACCACACCGGCCAGGCGTTCCAGGTTGACCTGGTGGATGATGCCGGTGTTCGGCGGCACGATGCGCAGCCGCTCGAAGGTGGCTTCGGCCCAGCGCAGCAGTTCGTAGCGCTCCCGGTTACGGGTGTGGTCCAGGGCGGCGTTGCGGGCGTAGGCGTCCGGCGTACCGAACACGTCGGCCATCACGGAGTGGTCCACGACGAGGTCCACGGGGATACGGGGGCTGAGTACCTCGGGCTGTCCCCCGAGCCGTACGAACGCCTCCCGCATCGCGGCCAGATCGACCAGGCACGGAACACCGCTGTAGTCCTGCATGACCACGCGGGCCGGATGGAAGAGGATCTCGGGTGCGGGCCCCTGCGGGTGCCACGCCGCCAGCGCCCTGACGTGGCCGGCGTCCACGCGGACACCGTCCTCGTGCCGCAGCAGGTTCTCCAGGAGAATACGGAGACTGTACGGAAGATTTTCGGCATTCGGTACCGCATTCGGCAACCGAAATAGTTCGAAAGACTCACCCGCTACGTCGATGACATCGCGAGCTCCGAAACTGTCGGGGTGTTCCGCTTTCCGGGACCGACGCCTCACACAGTCCTCCTCCGCAGATTGCCGCGCGTTTCTGCAATGCATCAATCATCACCCGCCGGAAAATCCGGCACCAGGGCATCGGCTATTCCACTTGCGGCCATGTCCGGCTACGGAAGTTCATCCGCGCGCTGCCGCCGTGACACTTCTGGCCAGCCCGGAGACGGTGGATTCCACAAACAGCGAGCGCACCGGCAGGCGTACGCCGAAGACCTGGTTGACGCGGGCGACGATCCGCGTCGCGGAGAGCGAGTTCCCGCCCACCTCGAAGAAATTGTCGGCGCCCCCGGGCAGCGCGATGCCCAGGACCTCCCGCCAGATCTCGGCCACCTGTTCCTCGACCGGGTCCAGCAGCGGCGGTCGCTCCCGGTCCGCGTCGTCGGACGGATCGAGCGGGTCCGGCAGGGCGTCGCGGTCGAGCTTGCCGTTGGGGCTGGTCGGCAACGCGTCGAGCACCACGAAGAGTTCGGGCACCAGGTAGCCGGGCAGCCGGTCCCTGAGCCACTGGCGCAGGTCGGCCTGGGTGGGCCGCTCCCCGCCCGGCGCCGGTACCGCATAACCGACCAGTCGCCTGTCAGCCCCTTCTCCCCTGACCAGAACGACGGCGGTCCGGACACCCGGATGGTCCTCCAACCGGGTCTCGATCTCGCCCAGTTCGATCCGGAAGCCGCGCAGTTTGACCTGGTGGTCGGTGCGCCCGAGGAACTCCAGCTCACCGTCGGCGCCCCAGCGCACCAGGTCGCCGGTGCGGTACAGGCGGGCACCCGACTCGGTGCCGGAAGGATCGGGGACGAAGCGCGCGGCGGTGACGTCCGGCTGGCCGAGATAGCCCCGGGCGAGTCCGACGCCGCCGAGGAACAACTCGCCCTGCCGGCCGAAGGGGACGGGGCGCAAGGTGTCGTCCAGGACGTGCACCGTGTACCCGACGACCGGGCGGCCGAGGGGCGGCACGCGGTCTGCCGTGCACCGCGCGATGGTGGCGAGGACGGTCGCCTCCGTGGGGCCGTACCCGTTGAACACGTCTCGGCCCTCGCACCACTGCTGGGCGAGTTCCAGAGTCGCGGCCTCGCCCGCCATGACCACCGTGCGCAGTCCGGGCAGTTCGCTGCCGGCGAGGGTGGACAGGGCCGACGGCGACAGCAGCACCGTGCTGATCCCGCGCTCCCGGATCAGCCGGGCCAGGTCCTCGCCGGGCACCAGTGCCGCCCGCGGTTCGAGGACCAGAGTGGCTCCGGCGTCGAACGTCATCAGCAGTTCCAGCAGGGAGACGTCGAAGCTCGGTGAGGCGAAGCGCAGGACGCGGCTGTCCGGGGACTGGGCGAACTGCTCGGCGCTGCGGGTCAGGGAGCCGACGCCGCGGTGCGGCACCATGACCCCCTTGGGCACACCGGTCGAGCCCGAGGTGAAGATGACGTAGGCGAGTTGGTCCGACGGGACGGAGATGTCCGGCCGGTGCGCGGGACGGGCGGCGAGGGTGGCCCGGGTCGCGTCGTCGTCCATCGGCAGCACGGTGACGTCGTTGCCGGTGAACCGGTCGGCCAGCGACCGCTGGGTGAGCAGCAGCCGTACTCCGCTCCGGCGCAGGATGTGGTCCAGCCGGGCCGCCGGGTACTCCGGGTCGAGCGGTAGCAGGACGGCCCCGGCCTTCAGCACCCCGAAGGTGGCCACGATGGCGTCCGCCGTGCCGTCCAGCGCCACGCCGACGGGCTGTTCGGTCCCGACGCCGAGCGTGCGCAGGTGGTGGGCGAGCCGGTTGGCGGCGTCGTCCAGTTCCCGGTAGGTCAGGTGCCGGTCGGGGGCCTCCACCGCGGTGTGCTCCGGCCGGTGCCGGGCGGCGTCCTCCAGCACCCGGTGCAGGGTGCGGTGGTGCCGGGGGTCGTCCTCGGTGGGGGCGTTGACCCGGCGCAGGTGATGGGTCTCGTCCCGGGTGAGCACCGGCAGCCCGGCCAGTTCCCGGTCGGGGTCGGCGGTGGCGGACCGCGCGAGGAGGCTCAGCCGTTCGGCGAGCCGGTCGATGGTGACCGGGTCGAACAGCGCGGTGCTGTACTCGAAGTAGCCGGTGTAGGTGCTCTCCCGGTCTGTGAGCACCAGCGTCAGGTCGAACTTGGCGGACTCCGGTGTGTGGGTCTCGCGGGCCCGCTCCGGCAGCAGGGTGTCCAGCTCACTGGCGTCCCGGCCGTCCTCCATGACGAACGCGACCTGGAACAGCGGGTTGTGGGTCAGGGTGCGTTCGGTGCGCACCTCCTCCACCAGCCGTTCGAAGGGGAGGTCCTGCCGGGCCAGCGCCTCTACGGTGGTCTGCCGGACCTGGACCAGGAGGTCGCGGAAGCTCGTGCCGGGCTCGGTCCTCACGCGCATGGCCAGGGTGTTGGCGAAGAAGCCGATCAGGTCGTCGAGTTCGGGGCGGGCGCGATTGGCCACCGGCGTCCCGATGACCATGTCGCGCTCTCCGCTCCACCGGTGCAGCAGCACGGCGAAAAGGCTCAGCATGGTCATGAAGGGGGTGGCGCCGTTCTGCGTGGCCAGGTTCCGCAGGGCCGCGGTCAGGTCGGCCGGCAGGGCGAACCGGCGCCGGGCCCCCTCGCTCGTCGCCACCGCGGGCCGCGGACGGTCGAACGGCAGGTCGATGGCCGGCGGCGCGCCCCGCATGCGTTCGTGCCAGTAGCCGAGCAGTTCCTGCAGGCGCTGATCGTCCAGCAGGCGACGCTGCCAGTCCGCGAAGTCGGCGTACTGGATGGGCAGCGGAGGCAGACCGGCCTCCTCCCCGGTCTCGGCGGCGTGCAGCAGAGCCGTCAGGTCGCGCCGGAGCAGGCCGATCGACCAGCCGTCGAACACAGTGTGATGGAAGGTCAGGAAGAGGAGTGCGTCGTCGTCGCCCAGCCGAAGCAGCAGACAGCGCAGCAGCGGGCCGGACGACAGGTCGAAGGGGCGCTGCTTGTCCTGCCCGCACAGCCGCAGCGCCGCCGCGGCCCGCGTGCTGTCGGGCAGCCCGCGCAGGTCCGTCTCGTTCAGGGGCGGTGACTGGCTGTCCGCGATGCGCTGCCAGGGCTCACCACCGGTCGCCGGGAAGGCCGTACGCAGCACCTCGTGACGCCGGGTCAGCTCACGCAGCGCGATCCGTACCGTCTCGGTGGTCACGGACCGACGGAGCCTGAGCGAGGCGGAGACGTTGTAGACAGGTCGGCCCGGCTCCAGTTGGTCGAGGAACCAGAGCCGGTGCTGGGCGAAGGACAGCGGCACCGGCCCACCGTCGTCCGGCCTGCACGGGATCGCCGGGTCCGGGATCGGTCCCGCCGCCGTCCGCAGTCGGCTCTCGAACAACGCTCGCTGCTTGGGTGACAACGCGGCGATCCTGGTCTGAAGGTCTTCCACTGCTGTTGCGTCCCCTCTTCTGTCCCTCTTCCGAGCCTCTTCTGTTTCTGTGACGAAGTCGCCGAGGGCGTGTCCGGCGTCGGTGGGATCCAGGTGAGCCGGATGATCCGCTAACCGAAGGCGCGGGCCGCGACGATGACGGCTGAGACGATCCCCTCCCCGATGACGAGGCCGGAGGCCACCGTCCCGACGGTCTCCTTCAGGTGCGGTGCCCTGCGGCCGATCAGCCAGGCCGCCCCGCCGCCGAGCGACATGGCGAGCACCGTCTCGGGCGGCAGCAGCAGACCGAGGCCCAGCGCGGAGGGCGAGACCGGGGCGAACGTGAGCAGGAATCCGGCCGGCAGGGCCGCGGCGAGCGGCGGTCCGACCTGGTGAGCCTGGGAGGAGTCCAGTGAGTACGCGGTCGCGACGAAGTCGAAGGCCCGGGCCAGTGGAGCGGGGAACTCCGGCTGCCCCACCAGGCCGGAGCGCAGCAGCACCGCCATCAGGAACAGGCCCACGACGGCGCCCAGCCAGCCGCCGAGAGCCTGCGTGGACAGCACCAGACGCGGCGAGGGCCGCACGGACACTGCCGTGTCGGACACCCGAACCGCGTAGGTGTAGTACAGCGCGGCCATCGCGGCGCCGGCGACGGCGGTGCTGAGGATGATCGCGTCGGACACCGGAAGCCCGGTGAGCCGCAGCAGGATGATGCCGAGGAAGATGGCCGGGGACAGCGGCGCGATTCCGGTCTCGGCGCCGACGCGGACGAAGAACAGCGCGAACAGCAGAGCCATCACCGAGATGAGCAGCGTGACGCCGAGCCCGCGGCCCGCCCCGTAGTGCCAGCACAGGGCGGCGGCACTGGCCACGAGCAGAGCGCAAAGGACGCCCCCCGCCCGGCGGTCGCCGGTGACCCGGGTGGCGGCCGGGCCGCGCCTCATCACCCGCAGCGACCTGACCAGTGTGGCGACCGAGTATCCGGTGATGACGCCGATGCCGACGGCGAGGACCGGCCCGTCCGACAGGTGCTGGGTGTAGCTGTCCGCGGGGTCGCGCCAGCCCCAGACCACCGCGGAGCACACGCTGCCGACGAACATCCACACCGCCGAGCGGGCACCGGCGAGCGCGCCGACGCCGAGCAGCATGGGCGACAGGGCCAGCCCCACGAAGGCGGGGGTACCAGGGAGGTGCGCGGTCCCCTCGTCGGTCGTGACGGAGGCGATGAGCGCGACGACAGCCGAGGCCAGCGCCGACCACCACAGCGGGCGGGCGGAGACGCGCCGCCGGTGGCTGAGGCTCTCCATCAGCACGATGGCCGGCCGCAGGGTGGGGAAGGGGAGTTCCTCTCGCCGGAGCATCCGAGCCGCGAGCAGCCCGAGGAGC
Coding sequences:
- the acnA gene encoding aconitate hydratase AcnA encodes the protein MHCRNARQSAEEDCVRRRSRKAEHPDSFGARDVIDVAGESFELFRLPNAVPNAENLPYSLRILLENLLRHEDGVRVDAGHVRALAAWHPQGPAPEILFHPARVVMQDYSGVPCLVDLAAMREAFVRLGGQPEVLSPRIPVDLVVDHSVMADVFGTPDAYARNAALDHTRNRERYELLRWAEATFERLRIVPPNTGIIHQVNLERLAGVVIADDTAGMPALYPDTVVGTDSHTPMINGLGVLGWGVGGIEAVAAVLGQPISLRAPRVIGCELTGRPADGVTATDIVLTLTERLRSHGVVGSFIEFHGPGLAALSAADRATIANMCPEYGATSALFPVDDEVLRYLRATGRTARHLALVRAYAENQGLWYDPSAAARIRYSERLSFDLDSVVPSIAGPRRPQDRVPLATARTAFAEAVPDVTGGTPRRAEVVAPDGSRHTLEDGAVVLAAITSCTNTSNPALMIAAGLLAKKAVEFGLQPRPWVKSTLAPGSAAVMEYLARAGLDTYLDKLGFSLVAYGCTSCIGNSGPLPEPVAGPVRESGLASVAVLSGNRNFEGRINPDVRMNYLASPPLVVAYALAGTMDIDLTTDPIGVSPDGRTVTLADIWPDGREIDEVARTAIGPDTYTTMYDSLMAGDEQWRALPAEGRQLYPWSDKSTYIAPPPYADITAQPPPRGDITAARVLADLGDSVTTDHISPAGSIPAHSAAGAYLRGLGVPPEDFNSYGARRCNHEVLLRGLFSNARLRNRLAAGKVGGYTINHLTGETTTLHEAALAYRAAGVPLVVLAGREYGTGSSRDWAAKGPALIGVRAVIAESFERIHRSNLVGMGILPLEFPAGQNARTLGLTGAEEIDISGVKDFAESLPRTVRVTAGTVSFDAVVRVDTAMEAEFIRHGGILSYTLRDLLESGGA
- a CDS encoding amino acid adenylation domain-containing protein, with amino-acid sequence MEDLQTRIAALSPKQRALFESRLRTAAGPIPDPAIPCRPDDGGPVPLSFAQHRLWFLDQLEPGRPVYNVSASLRLRRSVTTETVRIALRELTRRHEVLRTAFPATGGEPWQRIADSQSPPLNETDLRGLPDSTRAAAALRLCGQDKQRPFDLSSGPLLRCLLLRLGDDDALLFLTFHHTVFDGWSIGLLRRDLTALLHAAETGEEAGLPPLPIQYADFADWQRRLLDDQRLQELLGYWHERMRGAPPAIDLPFDRPRPAVATSEGARRRFALPADLTAALRNLATQNGATPFMTMLSLFAVLLHRWSGERDMVIGTPVANRARPELDDLIGFFANTLAMRVRTEPGTSFRDLLVQVRQTTVEALARQDLPFERLVEEVRTERTLTHNPLFQVAFVMEDGRDASELDTLLPERARETHTPESAKFDLTLVLTDRESTYTGYFEYSTALFDPVTIDRLAERLSLLARSATADPDRELAGLPVLTRDETHHLRRVNAPTEDDPRHHRTLHRVLEDAARHRPEHTAVEAPDRHLTYRELDDAANRLAHHLRTLGVGTEQPVGVALDGTADAIVATFGVLKAGAVLLPLDPEYPAARLDHILRRSGVRLLLTQRSLADRFTGNDVTVLPMDDDATRATLAARPAHRPDISVPSDQLAYVIFTSGSTGVPKGVMVPHRGVGSLTRSAEQFAQSPDSRVLRFASPSFDVSLLELLMTFDAGATLVLEPRAALVPGEDLARLIRERGISTVLLSPSALSTLAGSELPGLRTVVMAGEAATLELAQQWCEGRDVFNGYGPTEATVLATIARCTADRVPPLGRPVVGYTVHVLDDTLRPVPFGRQGELFLGGVGLARGYLGQPDVTAARFVPDPSGTESGARLYRTGDLVRWGADGELEFLGRTDHQVKLRGFRIELGEIETRLEDHPGVRTAVVLVRGEGADRRLVGYAVPAPGGERPTQADLRQWLRDRLPGYLVPELFVVLDALPTSPNGKLDRDALPDPLDPSDDADRERPPLLDPVEEQVAEIWREVLGIALPGGADNFFEVGGNSLSATRIVARVNQVFGVRLPVRSLFVESTVSGLARSVTAAARG
- a CDS encoding OPT/YSL family transporter encodes the protein MTKRATGAGSDTGNDGSGTPDLTDVERPGRRADGWAVAGGVLIGALLCVFNILVIFKTGVAFGGSALVVVVGAAWLGLRRRLSWPSLFIVFSVASSGYLSAAAVGSGIAANHLRGAGEPSWVTLAVIVLLANAVGLLLGLLAARMLRREELPFPTLRPAIVLMESLSHRRRVSARPLWWSALASAVVALIASVTTDEGTAHLPGTPAFVGLALSPMLLGVGALAGARSAVWMFVGSVCSAVVWGWRDPADSYTQHLSDGPVLAVGIGVITGYSVATLVRSLRVMRRGPAATRVTGDRRAGGVLCALLVASAAALCWHYGAGRGLGVTLLISVMALLFALFFVRVGAETGIAPLSPAIFLGIILLRLTGLPVSDAIILSTAVAGAAMAALYYTYAVRVSDTAVSVRPSPRLVLSTQALGGWLGAVVGLFLMAVLLRSGLVGQPEFPAPLARAFDFVATAYSLDSSQAHQVGPPLAAALPAGFLLTFAPVSPSALGLGLLLPPETVLAMSLGGGAAWLIGRRAPHLKETVGTVASGLVIGEGIVSAVIVAARAFG